The genome window TCATAactcacctgttctcatcattcacctgtcctcatcattcacctgtctgtcctcatcattcattcacctgtcctcatcactcacctgtcctcatcattcacctgtcttcattattcacctgtcctcgtcattcatctgtcttcttcattcacctgtcctcatcactcacccatcctcatcattcacctgtcctcatcactcacctgtcctcaacattcacctgtcctcataatttacctgtcttcatcattcactaTCAAAGTTTCTGGTgtgtgaattttattttatcattattatttcaggccaacattttttcactcagtaatggatgtgatttaaaacgtagaGAAGTAATGTCACTTCCAAATAAACATAAGAAAAAGtacaattacacattttttacagaagaaaatacacagaaaaacctactcaattacagtaacgcgagtaaatgtaattcattactttccacctctgcttatacaaacatttttaagCGTAGATTATATCAGCAGAAATGATCGATTTCTGCTGATAAACCCTGCCAAATGGTCCACAGCAAAGTGAACTGATTTATATAGGATCATTTCTTATGGCTGTTCCTTACAGGAGGACAATATCAAACAGAAATTGTAACTTTCAGATGTGCTTTGTTGCTCTCACAGTCGCACACTTGTTACTTGGAGCTCACACATAAGTGTTTCCCCTGATATGAGTCCACCTCGTTGGGCTCATCCTCACCATGACAAGTCTGTTGATGCCAaaattgttgtttatatttgtcTCAGGTGAACCACCCAGGATTCTTTTGTCGTCATGGAACCACTGACAAAACAACTTGCACGTATAGGTCACATGTCTGTGAACCTGATTCTGTTACAGTGTGATCGAGATTAAGTCTGAGCTGCTGTCACGGGTCACATgtgattcaaaaacacaaacgcagAGTGGCGTAATTGGTAAAAGCAGGCTGAGCAGCTCCTGTCCTGGGCTGGTCGCTGTAATTGATCTATGCATGACTAAATGGGCCACTTATTTTTGCAGTCTGAGCAGGTGCACCTCTGGTGTGCTGGTGTTTTCACACCACCCACTGATCGCTCATCGTGACTGGGTGTGTTAGTGGGGCAGCTCGACTTGGAGCAAACACTGCAGGTGCACATATACTCACAGAGTGCATCATGCACACAAAgtaatacagaaaataaaaaaaaagattattaataaaaaagaacaCAACTTATCAATTAACATTTCAATATTCACTTGCAATTGACCTTTATTCACTGTAATGTTTCTGAATTAAGAAGACTTTGAAATATAGgtcacactttttaaaattcTATAGTGAAATATCACAGTTCTCTACGAGATGATCTCTTCAAAACACTTGTTTAGTCTGAAAAacagcagtcttgtataaagtacctaaaagggatacttgagtaaaagtacaagtatcttaccagaaaatgactttggtagaagttgaagtcgcTTTTTATAAtagtacttgagtaaaagtctagTAGTAtatgacatgtactgtacttcagtataaaaagttattttctgactttttagaagtaaaagtaaaagtatttaaaaagtgaggagtttgGATTGAGCCATGGTTGCTCAATGGTCTTTcaattggaaggttgtgggttcaattgctggctctgctagtctatatgtgtccttgagcaagacacttaaccccatgttgcagcgtgtgaatgagtatgaaagatgtgtgaatgggtgaatgggcaGCTTACCAAGACTAGAagagctctatataaatacagaccattaccaactcttcttcttctcattttatttggtagtaacgagtaacacaGATAGTTAGAGGagatgtagtggagtaaaagtaaaagttgctagaaatataaataacaaagtacagatatgtcAATTTTTCTTctcaagtacagtaacaaagtaaaacactgaAAAGCAGTCGAATAATTTAAGAtttaacaacatatttattataatattagtGAACTGAAAACTGTGACTTCACCTGATCTGCCTGATGTTAAACTGTTTAAGAGAatagaacatatatatatgtacatgtatatgtatttgaaataTCTTAAAATGGCCAGAAAACCTCAACAGTGCAGGACTGTGTCTGTGAtaacagcttctctctctctctctctttctctctgagtACTGGGTCGTGTCACATGAGCAAATTCTCACACTCGCTTTTCACAGCAAAGGAAATACGAGTGTTTAGTTTTAATGAGGTGCCATATTCCTCTTTGAGAATGTGACACAGCAACATGGGAGTTCATCCATGAGGACACTGGGagcttttatttataatttacacAGAAATCAGATCTTTGGatataatgcacacacacattagggCTCTCAGGGTGATCTGAGGGGAACTGGGCCGCCTCGCAGTAACGTCACGCACATCACTCGatgctttttatttataaaagacaatgttaaataataagaaGGACACAAGGAGCTTTAAAACTTCAGGTGGTGTAATGCTGAAGCAATtttgaaagagaaaatgaggaGCTAGTGCTACAATATGTTACACTATGCAGTtcactgtggggaaaaaaacatttctataGAAAAGCTAATGTTTCATGGCTCCCTCTTGTGGAATTCTgatgctgtctctctctctctcacacacacacacacatacacacacaaaacacacactggtttccatgacttcagaggacattgcattgacttacattcatttcctggagacttactcagaccttaaccatcacaactactggcctaatcctaaaccctgaccttaaccttaaccttaaccctgacCTCAGTCTAACTTTAAAATAAGTCTTCacctaaaaatgattttgagGAAGTCAAGTCAACAAATTAATATAAAAGTTGCTCCTAATGTAACAATATGCATattatgtaaacacaaacattacacagagacacagtaaaataaaaaaacacccccTGTGaatttctctcttcttcttcttcagatcAAAACGACTCAAATAGCTTCATTCTTTCTTGGGCTGAAAGTCCATCTTTCAAACTCtgcaagacaaacacacataaagaaaatcagagatAAACGTGAACATTTTTACCTGTGAAGACGAGGCagctgttgatttttttttatacttcttATTAATCCCATATTGTTAATATTCTTGTGTGCTTTATATAATTTGTCATCATATTTTGGAATCAGCAGTTTTACCTTTgacctccctcctctcttcttaCATGGGAGTGGTAATTGTTCAGTTTTCTTCAGAAAAGCAGCGTCACTTGTGTTTGGCATGGAATCCTCTGAGGAAACATAGAGTTGAACATATGATAATTCAGTCAAATGACAGTTTTGAGAGTGAGAAAAGTTTGATAAAGCTGTTCATGGGTGGAATAAATTATTTGAAATGTAGAGCCATGAGAGTGGAATTAATCCTCTGGGTCTTCATTTCATGATGTGCTGATAAAAGACACCTGGCCACACTGTTCACTAACAAAATCAAGTGTGTGAGAGCTTTTCTAGTGTTGACACACAGTGATAAAGTGTCTCACTGAGGCTCTGTGCTGATGCGTCTCTGCCGGGAGACCAAGTGGCAAACTTGACACTGTCGCTGAGATTGTTGACGTGATGATGCGGCTCGTCCTGGTTGTGCATGCAGAGAGCCTTCAGCTTGTTCTGGGCATATAATTTgtcctgttacacacacacacacagtgacatacaATCACAGAGTTAAAACAAGTTGTTTATACACTTACGGATACAATTACGCACATGTAATGGAGAAATACCTCTGTTTAGActagaataaaatagaaatctTTATCTCTTAGTGCTCACGTGCATGCACAGATCtttgccacaggtgcacccatggtaatttgccgagtcaaagttatgattcattttacatggTATTTTTAGTCGTGATTTAATGTagtaataattgtgcagaagtcacaaaatagaccgtttttcttttcttttgttcataaaaacgagcaaagtgaactttgaactgtgacgtattctcaaatttcacaaattcaatacgatttcaaacattttgagtactttttgctcaggtgtgcttacatagttggtgaaaataaaaaataaatgtcatctgattgcctaggttgtgctggaagacactctatattgcacattcttatagcctctgtactgtatgttttaacatagtaatggaaaaaagcaatGGAGAAAAAGAACGAATGTAGGGATAGAAATAGAAATGTagacaaaaaaagtgtcaatACCTTTCGTGCAATCTTCAGCTCTTCCCTGAGTGAACAGGCCTCCTGTCTGAGGAACTGTATCTCTGCATCTCTTGCCCTCAGAATCACCTGTAACATGATAAATAAAGTGATTAAGTCAACATTTAATGGCCCACTGTGTAACATTCAGGGGGCTTTATTTGGTGAAAGTGAATATAGCTGTACTGCCTATCAGCAGGTGTGTAACCGctttagaataaaaaataattgaattttcATAGCCTTCGAATAAGCCTTTCATATGCACTTTAAGTAAGGGCCTTGTTTGAAATTGGACGAACCATTTAGACAGAACAATAACTCAAGCTCCAGGTCAAGTGGTCTCAAAGCATAAATAATTAAGGATAATTTCTTTATTGTACATAATCTTGCCAGTTACATAAACTGATATGATCACAACTGACTGTCAGTACTGGGAGATGAAAAAGTTAATTTAATGATGATAGTAGTTTGATACTCATTTTTACAGAACGTACCTCCACCTCATAGAAGTCATTTGGATGTGCGTTTACATGTGATTGTTTCCCATTTAACGGGAACTGTAGCTCACACAtttcatctgtctctctcttaaaggagacagacacacacacacacacaaacaatggtTACACTATCAATTATGTCAATACAATTAAAGATGATTAAGATAAGGTTTCTGTAAGAAGAAAATGTCTAAACCTGTTTCTCTTTGAGCTCCTGGTTTTCTTTTTGATATTGTGCCAAGGATCTTCTCTCCTCCTGAAGTTCTTGGCTCAGCTGAGAGTTTTCCAGGCATTTCTGAGTGTGCTGAACTGACAACACCTCCAGCTCCTTGTGCAATGACTGCATCTCTGTTCTGTGATGACAAAGCAGAAGCAATATGACATTATACCAtgaggcaaacaaccattctAATATGCTGAAGGGAAGTGATAAATACTGCATATGGTTAGACCAGgacttatttctgtatgttaTTTTAGCAGTAGAtaaatttttttattctgaACTATCAATCCATATCAACACATcgaaacctttattttgaaattctgtgaaatatcgaTCACCACAAATATTtctattgtgatatcatgattgaatatttgctttttccccaaaaaactTCTAATAAGTATTGAATCATGCttgagaaaaaggaaaagtggaaaaacacaccTTAATTGAAACTCAAAAGAGCAACGTTATATAATTATGATATAATAACTGCACTGCATGATGGACACAGTGTCTTTTGTGGTATAGTTAAATATCGATATAGGTAAAACTGCTGATCTTTACATCCCTCCAATGAGTATGTTCTGAGTTTTTAAGTTCATCTCATAGACATGAGAAAACTCTGTAATCCAGGCCTTGCTCTTACTGTATGATTACATGCACAGCTGTGTCCATGTTGTTGCTGTGGATCAGCACCACACACAGCAGCCGGTGACACATGAAACCTGACTACAGCTCATGCAGTGTTAACTTGTTATCATGTTCACATGTAACTGGGGGTGTGTTTTCATTCTCCTAATTAGTTCATTAGCCAATTATCAAACTTCATTTAGGATGTGTAGGATTTCAagcttcaaataatgtctccaagattatttttcaACATCTGCTTTCACGTCTGTgccacaaaaaagaaacatttacttttacGGCATATTTTGCGACAGTTGTGACAAACAATACCGTTTACAACTGTGTGTCGTAATCCTTTAATATCAATAGAATCAGGGTTAAGAAAAGATTAATTCTTCTCCTAAAAATGAGTTGGATATAATCTCAGTTTAAGAAAGTTGGCTAAATGGTGAGTTTTGCTTCCAAAGATTGTTACTGGTTATAATCTGGAAATAATGAATCCATAATTCAATCCACAGAAATGCCTCTGCTAGTAAAACCACTTTATTACCATGTCTTTTAACGAGTGCTAGATGTTCTGAGATCTTAAGTGcaaaggacaaaacaaagtgtCATTAGATACTCACTTATATTCAGTATGCAGCTGCTTGACGTCTCCCCTCTCCCTGACTTGCTGGGACTGTCTGTTTTTCTCGAGCTCCTGTTTGTGGGCTCTTCTCATGGCTACGAtagctgtaaaaaaacaaaaaaaagtgattatttGCCTCATTAATTGCCAGTGTTTTCCTGAGTTGATCTTAGTAAAAACGTCTTATATCTTTTTGCCCCTGTTAACTCAATGGGCCGTATGTGCGTCTACTTTGGTATTTGTTTACCTGCCAAAGTAGCAGCtgtctcctgctgcagcagctggtctttttctttctgcagcGCTGCCACCTCCACCTGATGCTGCTGCAGTAGCTCCCCAATCAGCTTCCTATGCACTTCCTCCATAGCAGACACGCTATGATTCTATGATGACATTTTGAAACAGTTTTCCATCggtacattttattcatttattcaaatgtatttattaaaatcaGTACCACAAAAGGCTTTAAAATAGTTGACTTTATACAGCAGTGATTGTCTCACTTATATTTCTACAATTGTGTACCAGcaaacacatgtatgtgtaGTATATGCTAATTATATATGCAAACTTTCCACAGTGAGACAAGAGCaaagagagagtcatgtggagctgatagatttaaacaaaaactaaattgacagtgatttgaatgtaacattttagagttacgcactacagctttaaagctaAAACAGGACTGATCTGAGATTTCGGTCTGTGATACCTCAGGTTTCTGGAGCTGTTTCTGGCCGGCCGCTCTCACCTCCAGTCCATCACCTCCTCCCATCCATGCAGTCTGCTCTGAGGACGAGTTACTTTCACTGAAAACAGGAACCTCTGCACAACTTTTGCTCTGTTTCTCTTTGGTATAGTAACCATGCAAGTGTTTCATCTCCTCTTCGTGTATCTGCTGAAGTTCCTGTATTTTGTCCTGAAATTTTGCTTCCAGTTTTTGCATCCGCTCCTCATGATAATCCTGGATTTTCTGTATGTCTTCCAGAAGCCTCTGGTTCCCAATCTCTACAGATATAATCTTTTGCTCAGCCTGCTCTAGTTCTTCTCTTAGCACACTGTTGACTTCCTCAAGCTGACACAGGGTGTGATTAAACGCTGCCTGTTCGTTCAATAATGTGGTGTCTCGCTTTTTGAACAGATCTTGCAGTTTGTTCTGTAACATCTCACTTTGCTGCAGCTCCTGTTCTAAATCTAAGTGCAGCCTGTCAGACAAATATGTCAACTTGACCTGCTCCTGCATCCAGTTCATGTCCAGCTGTGAATCATTTTCCCTGCTGGAGTCCATACTGCTCTCACCGACTGATCCCTCACACGTTTCCTGGCAGAGATGGTTTAAGAACTTCCTCCTTCTTTTTAGCCGGGATATAAGTCTTTCCATCCATTCTGGTTGTTTCTCAGCCTCCACCTTTTTCTCCTGTAATTGCTCTCTTTTATCTGGCTTTGTAGCCTCCTCTGGAACTCTGCCCTCCACCATCACTTGCTCCTGATACGGAGCCAGCTCTGGAGGATTGATATCTGCCAAGCCCTTCTTTTGGTGCTCGCCTTGTTGATAATTCCCTTGAGTAAGACTCTCGTGCTGTCGCTGAAATTTTAAGGCAGCATAAATGAGCTCACCTTCAGCACAGAATCTACCAAATGCACTTTCCAAAGGTTCGTTGCTGTTATATCCTGCTGTCCTGGAGTGTTCTGCTTTTAGGGCTAATCTTTGGGAGATTAAGCTTTTGTACCTGTGTGCCACATTCACCTCATCTCCTCTTGCAACTAAGGATAGTTGGACGATGCCATGCTGATTCTGAAGCACCGTTAGCATTTTTTCAACTACAAATAATTCCCTCTTTAAATGCTTCCGAACACTTGTCATGTCATCCTCTGAAGTCGATGTTTTACTTTTAGCACTAATGCCACCATGAGCTCCAGCTAATGTCTCATCATTGGGGATTTTGTCCTCTCCTTTGCTGGCATTATAGGATTCATGCTGTTGtttctgtgcatcgtcctctcCTTGCTGGAGACAGGCAGCGGCAGTGGCCAGCTGCTTCTCAAAGTGTGCAACATTAATGGGAGTGGCATGGAGCCTCTCTCTGCAGGCCTGTATGATGTTCAGAGCCACGTGAAACCTGCCAACCAACATTCTGCAGCGGTTCTCTGTCTCTTGGGCAAAGCGCTGGCTTTGTTTGACCTGACTGTGAAGCAGCAGACTGAGGTGCTGGGCAGTGGCTCGGCACTGAGTGAGCTGGGAGTAGAGGTGAGGGTCCTGGAAGCTGATGTGACTCTGGTGATCCTCCAGTCTTTGTGTGATGTCCTTgagcttctcctctgtctcataAAGCTTACTTTCAAGTAACTGAATCACAGACATGAACCGTTCTGGTTCATCTCCTGCAGTAACACACTGGTACGATGGGTCAATCGATCGTGACCTATTTCTCATATGTTCGTCAGAGTGGTTGCCATTTATCTGGACAATATCAGTGGTATTTGAGCTGATAGCCGTTGGTCCACTGTCTATTGCTTCTTGCCTCCTGTCATTTAAGGTGAGGTGTGTGGTTATTTCCTGCTGTTTGTCAACATGAGGAGGCTCTGACAACTCAACCCTCGTCTGAGAAGAGGCACAGTTATAATCTTTCAGCACTTCATTCAGCTTTACTTCTGTCTCCTCCAAGCTATTACCCAAGACTTCCATCTTCAGCAAAACTTCACTCAGCTCTTCCTCCTTCCTGTCGAGGAGTCTCTCGTATCCTTCTCGTATGTCTTGCATTTCAGCCTCCCTCTGCTGCACCTTCCCCAAAGCCACCTGCAGTTCCTCGCAAACTCTCTCATATGAATGCTCCAGATTGTAGTACTGCGTCTCATCTGTTTCCAAGCGGCTCTGGAGCCTGCTCACTTCCCCGTCTGCCTCGGACAACTGACTCTGCAGCTCTTGACACCGTTGATCAAGCTGTTCTCTTTCCTCTTGAAGTTTCTGCACAGCAGATACTGTGCGTGATAGCTCCTCTTGGAgctgctgctgaacctcgtcaaTTTCTGTGGTCCAGGTCTGACTTTTACTCAGACTCTCCATCTGCTGCTCGGCATGGTCCAGTCTCTCCTGAAGCTCTTGTGAGTGTTGCTCAGCCTGCTCCAGACTAGAAGCCAAGCTCCTCCGTTCTCTGTCCTGACTTGCTTGTAGGAGCATGAGGTGCTTCTGCAGACGGGCCTCTTTTTCAGCCTGGGCTTCCTCATTAGAGCACAGCTTAGTTTTCACCTCGTGAAGATGTTTCTGCAACTGTTCCGCCTCTAGCTGGAGACTGTAAAAACTCTGcatctcctgctgcagctgtgtcaaGCGGGACTCAGCCTCCCTCCTCCGCTCCTCGCTGGTGCTCAGCTGGGACCTCAGGGAGGACACAGAATGCTCCCAATTCATCTGCTGCTCACAGAACCGCTGTCGATCTTGCTCTAGATGAGCTTGTGCAAGTGCAGTGGCGTCACCCGTGACCAGTAACTGGGCTTGTTGCGCTAAGAGATCTGCTCTCCGCTGAAGTTCAGCTTCTCTGGTCTCCTCCTGACTCCTCTTCTGTGCCTGCAGCTCAAggtgaaggtcagtgtttatcttCTGCAGTCGTTGCAGAGTCAAAGCTTGTTCAGAGGAATTTGAACGCTCATTCTGGAAGACAACAGGACACAatgtgctgtacatgttaaaatCATACTTTCTTCACGACTGGTTATTATGTTTCACAGTGTCTTCGGTGTTACCTGCGGATGAACtgattctctttctttctcacgCTGTAGTTCATCCTGCAGATTCCTGTTTAACTGCTCAAGTCGAGAcagttccctcagtgtttgttccagCTATGGgtatattgtaaaaaaaaaaaaaacacatcacccCAAACATGTAATTGTGACTCATACAGTAAACGCTTTAAAGTCTACTCAATGAAATGAGGACCAAAACATCCACAAATATCActgtcagtctgtgtttgtACTGAATATTATGGTAACTGCACCGGTATCAAACTTCCTGTTCAAAAACACATAGAGAAGCCACATTTTCACTAGTTTGATCACAGTTTAATGACACATTATACACGTGTGTTAATTCTTTTTGAATAAAGCGAGTGGAGGGTTTATACATCCATACAGTGGAGTTACACTGAAGagatcatgttttatttcataatccttgtcatttttcagccactattttctaacatataacgtgtgaagaggaaaaaactTCTTCTTGCAAGGTTGAGTTTCTTGTTATTACCTGCTTGTGACACGTACACTCACtcaaaaaactgtttttgtgaTTGAAAATGTACGACGCACTTTGCTCAAACTCACCCACACAACCACATAAAAACTCACCTCTTTGACGAGCTGAGCAATCTGctgttggtcctcacaaggcAGGGTTTCCTTCTCTGTCACGCGCTCAGGTATGACGAGGCTTTCACTCCCTAAATCTGAGGTAGACATACAAATTTCAGCTCCTTTAATACCACAATGGTGCACAAACAAAGTGATACACAATGTgtttctttggtttttttttatagataaaaacacaagaacCTATCCACAATACAGCAGTCATACACAGTATGGATTGATTCTTTATTTggacatttaattttatttattaagtgagtctattaaaataaaatcttaTTTTTCTCCATTTACTCACCAGTTTGTGAGGTTTCCACAAGAAGTGGACACTGGTGACAGGAAGGACGGTGGTCATCTTCCACCTGTAGAGGAGGACTGATGGGAGGCAGAGGTGAGCTGTCATCTGCAGAACTCTGCTCTTTCTCTGACTTCAGTTTGTCCTCTTGTTGATGTGAATCTTCTGCTAAGTCACCAGTCTTGTGCTCTTGCATACAGTCGTTTTCACATTTCAACACAAACTCAGCTTGCTGATGTGGTGTCTGGGCTGAAAGGGTACTgtaggaaacaaacaaacaaccatatttacaaacaacaacagtattttatttttttttaagaagatAGAAACAGcaattttcctttaaatgggaaCACAATTTACAAAGTCGatgttctactgaagaagactTAAAAAGACTGAcgctataaatcaagtgagaagttggCAAATTTTCCCACAGACTTCTTTTAAAGGGGAGaactttttgcaaccagcagagtcgccgcCTAGTGGCTAGTCAATATATTTCCACTTACTATTTGGCATCAGGAAGAACCCagaagtcaattttatttatacagttttGTGgcttatataaattaaatacagaTTATGCAGCACTTAAAGAAATAAATTAGAAATAATTAGAAATTAAACTGTATTTACGTTGTGACTTCAGGTGTAAGACTGGGCTTCACATTCTTCAACACTGCTTGGACCCAGTTGACCCCGGAGGTCATCGCACAGAGTGTGTACGCATCATCTTCGGTCTGTGGGGAAAAGAAACATCAATTGCCAactttcatttgtgaggttatacTGAAATTGTGCATGTATTTCACACTGTGGTCTTTTGGTGATATTTAACACCTTTTACTTCAAGCAGGTCTAATCCAAACATGTCTCACTAAGTTTAAATATGTGTCAAAGACTTTCTTTAATTAACAGAGGAAGTAGGAATGTGATCAATAACAAATAGATGGAATTATTGTTGCTGAACATAATCCACAACACAAATGGCTGGGCCCAAAAAGGATCCCTTTAGCCATGTTGACTGCCAGCAGCCAGATGAATATATTAATACAATTGGGATTATATACTACGAGATTAGATGATCACATGGATCACAGACAAGTTTCCAAATAactacaaacacaaaataagacCATAACGACATAAAGATATCCTGTCAGGTTAACTTTGTGTTATCTGCAGTATGTGGAGCATTAAAGGAAAGAGAAGttataaaactgttttttaaaagtACCTTTACTTTGTTGCACTGGTGATAAATTGCAGTTAATGGTGATGAGGAAGACTCGGGTCGTTCAGAGGAGctgcttgttttcattttctccacatCATCAACACGACCCTGGTCTTTATTATCccttaattacaaaaaaatatgatgGACAAACCCAGTTTTTAATGACTGAACATTATTACTATTTATAATTCAATAACTAGtaataatacatgtttttatttatccaaaacagcaacagcaaaagcaaaacaaagcaaaaccaaAAACCTGATTTGCTCCTCAGAGGTAGACTCCTGGATTTTCTTGCCTGATGTTTGCCCTCCTTTAACTTTTGAGCCTTGAACTGCATTGTGTGACTCTGTTTCATAGacagcacagaaaaaaacagccgTGTCGGCAACAGTATGGGGTTTATTTCCTTACTAAATCTTTGGAGCATTTCTATATACCTCAGCTATTTTATATGGTGCAAACTtagaacaaataaatgattataaCATAGTTAAAAATGTACCTTGTCCAGTGGGTCTTTGGTCAAGTCTGCTGAGGGAACGGCTGCTTCTTATGAACGGGGCGGCAGTGAGAGAGGTGGTGTGGAGGGACGAGAAGCTCCGGCTGCCACAGAGGCGGAAAGATGGTTTCCCTGTACGAGATCCATGTCTGGAACCCCGGTGACCAATGGTGGTTTGGTGGCTGATGCTGCTTCTTTTCAAGCTGCCACCGACTTTACTGGCACTCGCAGACGCGCTTTGGTTGTTGCTCCTTCCACAGCTGACACTGGATTTAGATGTAGTGCTGCCAGCATGTTTACCACCAGTAGACAGAGGCACTGTTAGCTGATCCTGGAAGATATGACGAATGATAGCACACAAAAATAGTGACATACAGAGAAAAATCAAAGCTCTGTCCATTTTAATTAAATGGCATGACAATATTTACATGTAAGAGATCACATCTCTTCTTGCTCACCCCCATCCCTGCTTGGACT of Solea solea chromosome 16, fSolSol10.1, whole genome shotgun sequence contains these proteins:
- the LOC131474853 gene encoding golgin subfamily A member 4-like isoform X1, with product MMSKTPRFPESQSNSKTNAPTQVRGAKDQLTVPLSTGGKHAGSTTSKSSVSCGRSNNQSASASASKVGGSLKRSSISHQTTIGHRGSRHGSRTGKPSFRLCGSRSFSSLHTTSLTAAPFIRSSRSLSRLDQRPTGQESHNAVQGSKVKGGQTSGKKIQESTSEEQIRDNKDQGRVDDVEKMKTSSSSERPESSSSPLTAIYHQCNKVKTEDDAYTLCAMTSGVNWVQAVLKNVKPSLTPEVTTTLSAQTPHQQAEFVLKCENDCMQEHKTGDLAEDSHQQEDKLKSEKEQSSADDSSPLPPISPPLQVEDDHRPSCHQCPLLVETSQTDLGSESLVIPERVTEKETLPCEDQQQIAQLVKELEQTLRELSRLEQLNRNLQDELQREKERESVHPQNERSNSSEQALTLQRLQKINTDLHLELQAQKRSQEETREAELQRRADLLAQQAQLLVTGDATALAQAHLEQDRQRFCEQQMNWEHSVSSLRSQLSTSEERRREAESRLTQLQQEMQSFYSLQLEAEQLQKHLHEVKTKLCSNEEAQAEKEARLQKHLMLLQASQDRERRSLASSLEQAEQHSQELQERLDHAEQQMESLSKSQTWTTEIDEVQQQLQEELSRTVSAVQKLQEEREQLDQRCQELQSQLSEADGEVSRLQSRLETDETQYYNLEHSYERVCEELQVALGKVQQREAEMQDIREGYERLLDRKEEELSEVLLKMEVLGNSLEETEVKLNEVLKDYNCASSQTRVELSEPPHVDKQQEITTHLTLNDRRQEAIDSGPTAISSNTTDIVQINGNHSDEHMRNRSRSIDPSYQCVTAGDEPERFMSVIQLLESKLYETEEKLKDITQRLEDHQSHISFQDPHLYSQLTQCRATAQHLSLLLHSQVKQSQRFAQETENRCRMLVGRFHVALNIIQACRERLHATPINVAHFEKQLATAAACLQQGEDDAQKQQHESYNASKGEDKIPNDETLAGAHGGISAKSKTSTSEDDMTSVRKHLKRELFVVEKMLTVLQNQHGIVQLSLVARGDEVNVAHRYKSLISQRLALKAEHSRTAGYNSNEPLESAFGRFCAEGELIYAALKFQRQHESLTQGNYQQGEHQKKGLADINPPELAPYQEQVMVEGRVPEEATKPDKREQLQEKKVEAEKQPEWMERLISRLKRRRKFLNHLCQETCEGSVGESSMDSSRENDSQLDMNWMQEQVKLTYLSDRLHLDLEQELQQSEMLQNKLQDLFKKRDTTLLNEQAAFNHTLCQLEEVNSVLREELEQAEQKIISVEIGNQRLLEDIQKIQDYHEERMQKLEAKFQDKIQELQQIHEEEMKHLHGYYTKEKQSKSCAEVPVFSESNSSSEQTAWMGGGDGLEVRAAGQKQLQKPENHSVSAMEEVHRKLIGELLQQHQVEVAALQKEKDQLLQQETAATLAAIVAMRRAHKQELEKNRQSQQVRERGDVKQLHTEYKTEMQSLHKELEVLSVQHTQKCLENSQLSQELQEERRSLAQYQKENQELKEKQRETDEMCELQFPLNGKQSHVNAHPNDFYEVEVILRARDAEIQFLRQEACSLREELKIARKDKLYAQNKLKALCMHNQDEPHHHVNNLSDSVKFATWSPGRDASAQSLKDSMPNTSDAAFLKKTEQLPLPCKKRGGRSKSLKDGLSAQERMKLFESF